The Sulfurimonas aquatica genomic sequence GAACGTCAACTTACGCTCTTACAAATGCGACACTTTCATATGTAAAAGATTTGGCAAAGTATGGTGCAGAAGATATTTGTAAGGAGAAACCACATATGATAAGTTCACTTAACACATATGATGGTAAGTTATATAATAAAGCAGTAGCTGAAGCTTTAGATATTCCAAGTAGCATATTTGAAATTTAATATAAGTATGACTATTTGTCATGCTTATTTGTCTACATCTAATTTATCTCTATAATAATAAAAGAAATCTAATTATTGTAATGCAAGGTATATAAAAAAGTGAATAAAAAATCTTTAAGTCTCATCTTCTCCCTCAAAAAAATGCTTAAATTATGAAGATACATATAGATATAGATTGCTTCTTTGTAAGTGCAGCTAGAATAAAAGATCCATCGCTCGCAGATAAGCCTGTGGCAATAGGTGGAAGAAGCGATACGAAGATATTTAACAAAGAAGCAAAAAAACAGACTGTTAACTTTGAAAACAGTGGTTCGTTTGTTCCTACGTTTTATAAGGCGTATGAAGAGAGTGATGATGATTTGGATGCCTTTAAAGATAAAGATGGGCGAGTAAGAGGCATACTGACTACATCTTCTTATGAAGCGAGAGCTTATGGCATTAAAACGGCTATGAGTATCAAGCAAGCTTTAGAGTTATGTCCGCAGCTCATTATCAAAGCACCAAATATGTCACTCTATCAAGAACTCTCACACAGACTCCATGAATTTTTATCTCTTAGAATACCTCTTGTTGAGCAAGCTAGCATTGATGAGTTTTATGGAGATCTCAGCGGATGGGTGGAAGATGAAGAGATACCAGCATTTATAGAAGAGCTTAAAGAAGAGATAAAGAAGGTCTTAAAACTTCCAGTCTCCATTGGCGGGGCAGATACAAGATACATTGCTAAAATGGCTACGACTTATGCCAAACCTTTTGGCTGTAAGGTTATAAAAAAAGATGAGTTAGATAAGTTTATAAATCCTATAAAAGTAGAAAACTTTGCCGGTATCGGTAGGAGTATGAACGAAAAGCTAAAATCTGCACAG encodes the following:
- a CDS encoding Y-family DNA polymerase → MKIHIDIDCFFVSAARIKDPSLADKPVAIGGRSDTKIFNKEAKKQTVNFENSGSFVPTFYKAYEESDDDLDAFKDKDGRVRGILTTSSYEARAYGIKTAMSIKQALELCPQLIIKAPNMSLYQELSHRLHEFLSLRIPLVEQASIDEFYGDLSGWVEDEEIPAFIEELKEEIKKVLKLPVSIGGADTRYIAKMATTYAKPFGCKVIKKDELDKFINPIKVENFAGIGRSMNEKLKSAQIHTLGELRSRRGTLESWGPYATELYKRVNGETDSPIVTKNRRKSIGISRTFDPLHDRGELKRRVHVLARHLSFAILKLDVIPTIFHLSIAYEMNQKAHKNISVAEVFTEKKFDSICLALFEDADTQKRLQVIRLSINCSSFTRDSKKELSLIGFEDEQRMKRLTKSTQILREKYGIDVFKWGSEYF